A window from Mus caroli chromosome 2, CAROLI_EIJ_v1.1, whole genome shotgun sequence encodes these proteins:
- the LOC110307196 gene encoding uncharacterized protein LOC110307196 → MPLSQQIVMTTCCMTVLVPAGHGGGRCPPAGGWSIPLFFAITSVIKGRNSIFKTKAHHPARARDRDMARGEETSTGCRSRKWNPQVSWTDWSQKLTAWKIRA, encoded by the exons ATGCCTTTGTCTCAGCAGATTGTCATGACCACCTGTTGTATGACAG TCCTGGTGCCTGCTGGGCACGGAGGTGGGAGGTGCCCCCCAGCTGGAGGCTGGAGCATCCCCTTGTTCTTTG CCATAACATCTGTGATTAAAGGCAG GAATTCCATTTTCAAAACCAAAGCTCATCACCCAGCTAGAGCAAGGGACAGAGACATGGCGAGAGGAGAGGAAACGTCCACAGGTTGCCGGTCAAG gaaatggAACCCTCAGGTATCTTGGACTGACTGGTCACAAAAACTTACTGCTTGGAAGATAAGGGCATAG